The region GTGCGTCCTTACGGACTATGTCGGCGATCTTCTCAGCTATGCCCGCCTTCACAATACCCTTGTCGGTGACAATGAGCGGCTTCTTACAGCCAAGCATCTTGACACGTTCACCTGTTTGTTTGTGCGCACCGATACCCATCAGCGTAACAGTGGGAATGTAAAACCCAAATACCTGTTCTCCTACTGCCATATGTGCCTCCTTTTTGCCGGATGTTTAATAGAAGCCCTAAAACAGGGCATGGAACCTCTTGACTTCTTCAGTGACAGAGTAACGCTCCAACTATCAATGGCGTCGTGACGTGCTCTTTTCATTACTCTTGCCCCTTGGTTCATTCCTTATAATTGGAAACAAAAGAACCGAACTTGCCAAAGGGGTCTTCCTTCGGCAGCTCAGCCATCTTTTGTTAGATCCGCCGCTTTCGCCCCTCCTTACGAAGAGATTGGCTTTGTCGGGATCGTCTTATGATTACATCGTACCAAAGGAAAGCCATCTGTCAAGTTGAAACTTTCGGCAACAGAATTAATGGAGTTATTGAGTTGGGACCTCCTCATCATGCTGATCTTTCGGAAACCCGCAATAGTTTCGAGCAGCAATACCGTAACTCTCGATTCGTCGGTGCAATCGAGATTGCAAGACCGTCGTGTGAGTGATGTATGGAACGCACATGTTTCGGATGTAAGATATCTTCCGCAATGTGCTCCCTTCGGGCATGAATTACCAACAAAATGCACGCCCCTAGCTCGCCGCACGTGCTGAATCCGAAGAAAGGAGATCCTCCCATCTCAATGTTGTTAACTGCCATGAGCCAAGGACTTCTTGAATACATTCCCCACGGTTGTTCCGATAGCTGTTCCGATGATGGCCCCGGCAACAAAATCCGAAAACCAGTGGATTGTCATTGAAACGCCGACACCTATGTAAAGAGCATAGGGCAAAGCAACACATCGCACCGTTTTGCTCCTCGGATAGAGTGTCCATAGAGCTGCTGACATCGCGCATGCAACGGTGGCATGTGACGATGGCCAGCCGAAGAAGACCCCTCCCTTTAAGAATCCGAAATGAAACTCTCGGCTGGTATCAACGAGTGTGAGGGCGGAGCGTCTTAACCCTGGCCTTCCCGTGAATGCCTTGTACGCCGAGGATATGAGAACGCCGATGACGGCTGCCTGCGCCGTCGAATAGGCGGTACAGATTGCACGCAGATCCTTACGGACGACGCCGACGATATATAAGGCGACGGGGAATAGTATCGGTGCGCGCCAGCCCAAGATAACAGCGGGAAAAAGATACGGGGCAAGAGGCCTGGTCACCGTGAAATATGTCCAATCCAAGCCGGAACTCACCATGAACAGCGTGGCGCCGATCGCAACAAGATGCCAGAGAACGTTGCGCCCGCAGAAGGACCGGAGAATATTGCTCGGCAGTGTGGAAAAGAAATCTCGCGTCAGTTCGTGTTTCTTATCAGATGCCACTGGCAGCGTGTCGGAGGGAAGCTACCGTGGCGCTCTACCGGGACAAATGCCCTCTTTTTCTCGTGATCTCATAAGTCCTCCTCATAGGTGCAATCGGTAAGCACCGTCCTCTGCGAGCTGCCCCACATCAATGAGGGCACTCGGGTGCGTCATGCGGATTCGTGAATGCATGGGGTCCCTCAAGTACACTCTTTTCACATCGGCGGTGTCAATCTTTTCGTCCACGCAACGAGGTTCTCCAGCAGTTGACGTATGAGCTCTCTTGTTTTCTGGTCTGTGACCCTTCCCTCTTTATCAATCTTCTCCTGTGCATTGGCGACCATGACCTCGGGCTGATTCAGCGCAAAACAGCTCAGGAAGACGAAGCATTGCCGCAGATGGTACTGGGCCCTCGCAGTGCCTATCGTGCCAACAGAGGCTCCCATGACGGCCACCGGTTTATGTGCGAATGCATTGTCTCCATACGGCCTTGAGGCACAGTCCATAGCGTTCTTCAGGACGCCCGGTATTGAGTAGTTATACTCAGGCGTAGCGATGAGAATAGCATCGGCATCCCGAATCTTTGCCTTGAACTCTTTCACCTTCTCCACGGGTTCCTGTTCCAGGTCCTGGTTAAACGGAGGGATGCCTTCCAGATCAAAAATCTCAAGTTCGACATTTTCCGGAACAAGCTCCCGAGCCGCCCTCAGGAGAGCCTTGTTGAAAGAATCCCTGCGCAAGCTGCCTGCAAATCCGAGAATCTTGAAAACCTTCCCCATTATGATCTACCTCCTCATCCGCCTTCTTTCGCAACGGCGGTCAACAACTGACACTGCGCTCAGGCCCGATGTTTGATAAAAGCGTCTTTTTTCAAACTCCTCAAATGCTATCCGCAATTCCTCCTGAGTCATCATGGAACCCCTCTTTCCATTTTATCAGCTTTTCAGCGTATATCAAGCAACTATGAACACCGGTGCTGCTCGGACAGAGAATTCACGGTAACGTTGCAAACGATTGCAAGGAAGGCATGGATCGAAGCCCTGTACAGGCGATGAGATTCCGGCAATGAGGTACTTCGATGACTTCACCGAAAGTGATCTCCCGCATTGAGCATACGGCGGCAGTCGTCAACCGTCAAAGGTATCACGATACAAGGCTTCTCACCATACCTGCCTTCCCGAACAAGATAGTTTTATGCAACTGGAAGGTTCATCCAAAGTCATGCCGGGAACCTTCATCCGCTCATAACAGCGACAGATACCCGTCGGGAGACAGGCTGGTGGCAAGCATCACCATATTGATTTCGCGATGCTCTGCCCAACTGCCGGATTCTCGATTATGTTGCTCAAGCCAAAATCCATTGATCTGCTCAATCAGATGGGCATACTCCCTGATGCTTCGAATATGAGAAGAGACATCACGGTTGTTGCCGAAGAAATCTCGGTATTGACCGATCAACCCTTGAAGTCTCTGGATCGCCTGTAATCCGATGGACAACCCGAACTCCCGGAATGCCAGCCGGTAA is a window of Thermodesulfovibrionales bacterium DNA encoding:
- a CDS encoding phosphatase PAP2 family protein — translated: MASDKKHELTRDFFSTLPSNILRSFCGRNVLWHLVAIGATLFMVSSGLDWTYFTVTRPLAPYLFPAVILGWRAPILFPVALYIVGVVRKDLRAICTAYSTAQAAVIGVLISSAYKAFTGRPGLRRSALTLVDTSREFHFGFLKGGVFFGWPSSHATVACAMSAALWTLYPRSKTVRCVALPYALYIGVGVSMTIHWFSDFVAGAIIGTAIGTTVGNVFKKSLAHGS
- a CDS encoding NAD(P)H-dependent oxidoreductase codes for the protein MGKVFKILGFAGSLRRDSFNKALLRAARELVPENVELEIFDLEGIPPFNQDLEQEPVEKVKEFKAKIRDADAILIATPEYNYSIPGVLKNAMDCASRPYGDNAFAHKPVAVMGASVGTIGTARAQYHLRQCFVFLSCFALNQPEVMVANAQEKIDKEGRVTDQKTRELIRQLLENLVAWTKRLTPPM